A section of the Myxocyprinus asiaticus isolate MX2 ecotype Aquarium Trade chromosome 22, UBuf_Myxa_2, whole genome shotgun sequence genome encodes:
- the LOC127413274 gene encoding NF-kappa-B-activating protein-like yields MPELEDKYSNNASPKRRRHSRSSSHSPDRELKNSRYEHDDDHKARYSDKERNRNRFHMGNSRSRSRSRERDRLNWFDQRDREHGAGSRSDYFEKRDDAQRQRQDAFIARRLQERERIGELGCPEVWGYSPRVREPDSDEHTPVEGDVKNGRSVSSSEEEKKKKKKKKKKKSKKRKHRKHSEDSESESDSEEEMKKKKRRKKSKKRKSKKKKMKKSHKESSSSSSEQSDEEEEDINEVSWVEKTGVGEHVVGPEAPLTHLSQDDKPLDFGHALLPGEGAAMAEFVKAGKRIPRRGEIGLTSNEIAEFEKSGFVMSGSRHRRMEAVRLRKENQIYSADEKRALASFNQEERRKRESKILSSFREMVYRKTKGKDEK; encoded by the exons ATGCCCGAGTTGGAAGATAAATATTCAAACAACGCGAGCCCGAAGAGACGCCGCCACAGTCGTTCCAGCAGCCACTCACCGGACCGCGAGCTGAAAAACTCCAGATACGAACACGATGATGACCACAAAGCGCGATACTCGGACAAAGAGAGGAACCGAAACCGATTCCATATGGGGAATTCCCGTAGTCGGTCGAGGTCCAGGGAACGAGATCGGTTAAATTGGTTTGAtcagagagacagagaacacGGTGCAGGTTCAAGGTCTGATTACTTTGAGAAGAGAGATGATGCCCAAAGACAGAGGCAAGACGCCTTCATCGCGAG GCGCCTGCAAGAACGTGAGAGAATTGGTGAACTGGGATGTCCTGAGGTCTGGGGGTATTCTCCAAGAGTCAGAGAACCTGA CTCAGATGAACACACTCCTGTTGAAGGGGACGTGAAGAATGGGAGATCTGTTTCAAGTTCAGAGG aggaaaagaagaaaaagaagaagaagaagaaaaagaaatcaaagaAGCGGAAACACAGGAAACATTCAGAGGACAGCGAGTCCGAAAGTGATTCTGAAG AAGAgatgaaaaagaagaaaagaaggaagaaaagtaaaaa AAGGAAatcaaagaagaagaagatgaagaagagtCACAAGGAGTCCAGTAGCTCCAGCAGTGAACAGTCAGATGAAGAGGAAGAAGACATCAATGAAGTCTCATGGGTGGAGAAAACTGGTGTTGGAGAACATGTTGTTGGACCTGAAGCTCCTCTCACTCACCTATCCCAAGATGATAAACCTTTAGA TTTTGGCCACGCTTTGCTTCCAGGTGAAGGTGCAGCCATGGCAGAGTTTGTCAAAGCTGGGAAACGTATTCCAAGAAGAGGTGAAATCGGTCTGACTAGCAATGAGATTGCAGAGTTTGAGAAGTCTGGCTTTGTCATGAGTGGAAGCAG GCATCGACGTATGGAGGCTGTGCGTTTGAGAAAGGAAAACCAGATCTACAGTGCTGATGAGAAGAGAGCACTTGCATCTTTCAACCAGGAGGAaaggagaaagagggagagtaAAATCCTTTCCAGCTTCAGGGAAATGGTGTACAGAAAGACTAAAGGCAAAGATGAGAAGTAG
- the LOC127413269 gene encoding transcriptional regulator Kaiso-like, with protein MSKLKLISAEDTQYTTSLLKSINEQRNSGLFCDVTIIVQERKFRAHKVVLSASSTYFRQLFSVAGQLIELNFIKADIFEVILNYIYTSKICRVRSDRLQDLISAGQNLGVNFLSNLGTPLAQVKGLPGLSKEGDNSVNCTEKNGSETENMPIITETFSLSAEEFNMASSNAEKEVDSDNDDILFVSKTEASQAQKIKISEVNEGEPEAKKQKVTNEEVIGSKDSADQERKDKPPSECTGPKNMSLQNNLQPQPDIVLLSSPVMSPDASSNVLTSPVRTSSTSEPTTPACMNSLTPEPHNTSLPLENNEVLGVQKKAILLEPSPDKIRLSDVRSTYSTNNGTGTGINVVQAVSAKTTITSDKASEIDSLSTGCKVYANIGENTYDIVPLKDDPGEGAAPGRKSQIPPSASNASGNSPQGKKRLKLDQEDHYEIVMDGKTFYVCIVCKRPYVCRTSLKRHFNTHSWERKYPCHYCSKVFALAEYRTKHEISHTGERRYQCLLCNEMFLNYQVLSGHCKQVHNQDPSGRKQKDDTGNNLYRLLPCKTVQFKPYSFVSEESVGIPVINEDGTVQHLNPNEEHFTSEELPASQSKALAWSDIFAEPEATTRPEALAQTPPRGPPPQRALPQPVNQINAEGTTEFEFVIPEMY; from the coding sequence ATGTCGAAACTAAAGCTGATATCTGCAGAGGACACTCAATACACCACATCACTTTTGAAGTCCATCAATGAGCAGCGAAACagtggtttattttgtgatgtcaCCATAATTGTGCAGGAACGCAAGTTCAGGGCACACAAAGTTGTGCTGTCTGCTTCGAGCACCTATTTTCGCCAACTTTTCTCAGTTGCTGGACAACTTATAGAGTTAAACTTCATCAAGGCAGACATATTTGAGGTCATCTTGAATTACATATACACATCTAAAATATGCAGAGTTAGATCGGACAGACTTCAGGATCTCATTAGTGCCGGTCAGAATTTGGGTGTGAATTTTCTCTCCAATTTAGGAACGCCACTTGCACAAGTCAAGGGATTACCTGGCTTGTCCAAAGAAGGAGACAACAGTGTTAACTGCACTGAGAAAAATGGTTCTGAAACAGAGAATATGCCAATCATTACTGAGACATTCTCACTTTCTGCTGAAGAGTTCAACATGGCAAGCAGTAATGCAGAAAAGGAAGTGGACTCGGACAATGATGACATTCTTTTCGTCTCAAAAACAGAAGCCTCACAAGCTCAGAAGATCAAGATATCAGAAGTTAATGAGGGAGAGCCAGAGgctaaaaaacaaaaagtcacaAATGAAGAAGTAATTGGCTCAAAAGATTCAGCAGACCAAGAGAGAAAAGACAAGCCTCCCTCTGAATGTACAGGACCAAAAAATATGTCACTCCAAAACAACCTTCAGCCCCAGCCAGACATAGTGCTTCTCTCAAGCCCTGTGATGTCCCCAGATGCCAGTAGCAATGTTCTCACTTCACCTGTAAGAACCAGCTCAACCAGTGAACCCACAACCCCTGCATGCATGAACAGCCTCACTCCAGAGCCTCACAACACCTCACTGCCTCTAGAAAACAATGAGGTGCTTGGTGTGCAAAAGAAAGCAATTCTTCTAGAGCCGTCGCCAGACAAAATCAGACTGTCGGATGTGAGATCAACCTATAGCACAAATAATGGAACAGGAACCGGAATAAACGTGGTCCAAGCAGTTTCAGCAAAAACGACAATAACTTCAGACAAAGCCTCAGAAATCGATTCGTTATCAACGGGGTGTAAAGTGTATGCCAACATAGGTGAGAACACCTATGACATCGTCCCACTAAAGGATGACCCAGGGGAGGGAGCTGCTCCTGGTCGAAAATCGCAGATACCACCTAGTGCCAGCAATGCGTCCGGTAACTCGCCTCAAGGGAAGAAGAGATTAAAGCTGGATCAGGAGGATCACTACGAAATTGTCATGGATGGAAAAACTTTCtatgtgtgcattgtgtgtaagCGTCCCTATGTGTGCCGGACAAGTCTCAAGCGTCACTTTAACACTCACTCGTGGGAAAGAAAGTATCCGTGCCATTACTGCAGCAAGGTTTTTGCCCTGGCAGAATACAGAACCAAACATGAAATCAGTCACACAGGGGAAAGACGGTACCAGTGTTTACTGTGCAATGAAATGTTTCTCAATTATCAGGTTTTGTCAGGTCACTGCAAGCAAGTTCACAACCAAGACCCTTCAGGACGGAAGCAGAAAGATGACACGGGCAACAACTTGTATCGGCTACTGCCTTGTAAAACAGTGCAGTTCAAACCGTATTCCTTTGTATCTGAGGAATCGGTGGGGATTCCAGTGATCAACGAGGATGGAACtgttcaacatttaaaccccaatGAAGAGCACTTTACAAGTGAGGAGCTTCCAGCTAGCCAAAGCAAGGCACTGGCCTGGAGTGACATCTTTGCAGAACCTGAGGCAACTACCAGGCCAGAAGCTCTTGCTCAGACACCTCCACGAGGACCACCACCGCAAAGAGCACTGCCACAACCGGTCAACCAAATAAATGCTGAAGGCACGACAGAATTTGAGTTTGTTATACCAGAGATGTACTGA